The following coding sequences lie in one Pseudomonas svalbardensis genomic window:
- a CDS encoding extracellular solute-binding protein — MLVPKRLLTALALTLIGSTAAQAADEVVVYSSRIDELIKPVFDAYTAKTGVQVKFITDKEAPLMQRIKAEGENATADLLLTVDAGNLWQAEQMGILQPFTSKVIDANIPLQYRSSAHAWTGLSLRARTIAYSTDRVKPGELTTYEGLADKNWEGRLCLRTAKKVYNQSLTATMIEVHGADKTEKILKGWVSNLSTDVFSDDIAVLEAINAGQCDVGIVNTYYYGRLHKQKPDLAVKLFWPNQGDRGVHVNLSGIGLTKHAPHPEAAKALVEWMTTPEAQKIFADVNQEFPANPAVQPSAEVASWGKFVADTLPVEIAGKRQAEAIRMMDRAGWN, encoded by the coding sequence ATGCTGGTACCGAAGCGTCTACTGACCGCACTCGCCCTGACCCTGATTGGCAGCACCGCAGCCCAGGCCGCTGACGAGGTGGTGGTTTACTCCTCGCGTATCGACGAGCTGATCAAACCGGTCTTCGATGCCTACACCGCGAAAACCGGCGTGCAGGTGAAGTTCATCACCGACAAGGAAGCGCCGCTGATGCAGCGGATCAAGGCCGAGGGCGAGAACGCCACCGCGGATCTGCTGCTGACCGTCGATGCCGGCAACCTCTGGCAGGCCGAGCAAATGGGCATCCTGCAACCGTTCACCTCCAAGGTGATCGACGCCAACATCCCGCTGCAATACCGCTCATCCGCTCATGCCTGGACTGGCCTGAGCCTGCGGGCGAGGACCATCGCTTACTCCACCGATCGGGTGAAACCCGGTGAGTTGACCACCTACGAAGGTCTGGCCGACAAGAACTGGGAAGGTCGCCTGTGCCTGCGCACAGCGAAGAAGGTCTACAACCAGTCACTGACCGCCACCATGATCGAAGTCCATGGCGCCGACAAAACCGAGAAAATTCTCAAGGGCTGGGTGAGTAACCTGTCCACCGACGTGTTCTCGGATGACATCGCGGTGCTGGAGGCCATCAACGCGGGTCAATGCGACGTCGGCATCGTCAACACGTACTACTACGGTCGTCTGCACAAGCAGAAGCCTGATCTGGCGGTGAAGCTGTTCTGGCCGAACCAGGGTGATCGTGGCGTGCACGTGAACCTGTCGGGCATCGGCCTGACCAAACATGCTCCGCACCCGGAAGCAGCCAAGGCCTTGGTGGAATGGATGACCACACCTGAAGCGCAGAAGATCTTTGCTGACGTGAACCAGGAATTCCCGGCCAACCCTGCCGTTCAGCCGTCTGCTGAGGTGGCGAGTTGGGGCAAGTTTGTCGCCGATACCTTGCCTGTGGAAATTGCCGGCAAGCGTCAGGCTGAAGCGATTCGGATGATGGATCGGGCGGGTTGGAACTGA